A DNA window from Flavisolibacter ginsenosidimutans contains the following coding sequences:
- a CDS encoding NAD(P)H-hydrate dehydratase — MQILSAEQIRTWDQFTIQHEPVASVDLMERAAGKCVRWLKEKPWPGKKFRVFCGKGNNGGDGLVIARLLLQAGYSVSVFILEFGKLGSEDFQINLQRLHELPFADLHFIQSSETFPVVEQGDVLIDALFGSGLNKPLEGLSAQLVQYLNDSGATVVSIDLPSGLFIEKSSLGNAVIKANHTLTFQCYKLCLLVQENAPFIGEVVVLDIGLHPGYLQEIVESQLLLDEKMIRKIFRPRQRFAHKGSFGHALIIGGSYGKMGAVVLSTKACMYAGAGLTTTFIPNCGYVVMQTSAPEAMCLVDEEEKHLTNLPDDIEKFSAIGIGPGMGIHAQTQHLLSFVIRRYHKPLVIDADGLNCLSLNKDWISQLPPYSILTPHPKEFDRLFGEHANDFERIQKARQKAKEHKLVLVLKSHHSFIAAPEGPCCFNSTGNAGMAKGGSGDVLTGVVTSLLAQGYPPKDAAMLGVYIHGWAGDFAARKFSMEAMLPSHTIEALADVFLVLQ; from the coding sequence GTGCAAATTTTATCTGCCGAACAAATAAGAACCTGGGATCAGTTTACCATTCAGCACGAGCCTGTCGCTTCCGTTGATTTAATGGAACGTGCCGCAGGCAAATGCGTACGCTGGCTAAAAGAGAAGCCCTGGCCAGGAAAAAAATTCCGGGTTTTTTGTGGGAAGGGAAACAACGGCGGCGATGGCTTGGTGATTGCTCGACTATTGTTGCAGGCAGGTTATTCGGTTTCTGTATTTATCCTGGAGTTCGGAAAATTGGGAAGTGAAGACTTTCAAATCAACCTCCAGCGCCTGCACGAATTGCCGTTTGCGGATCTTCATTTCATTCAATCGTCAGAAACCTTTCCTGTTGTTGAACAAGGCGACGTTCTTATTGATGCCTTGTTTGGTTCAGGATTGAACAAACCATTGGAAGGCTTGTCTGCGCAGCTTGTGCAATACCTTAATGATAGCGGCGCTACCGTTGTTTCCATTGACTTGCCAAGCGGTTTGTTTATCGAAAAATCATCCCTCGGCAATGCGGTGATAAAAGCAAATCATACGCTGACGTTTCAATGTTATAAGCTTTGTTTATTGGTGCAGGAAAACGCACCTTTTATTGGCGAAGTCGTTGTACTGGACATTGGCTTGCATCCCGGTTATTTGCAAGAGATTGTTGAATCGCAGTTATTGCTGGATGAAAAAATGATCCGTAAAATATTCCGTCCGCGACAACGCTTTGCGCACAAAGGCAGTTTTGGACATGCGTTGATTATTGGCGGCAGTTACGGCAAAATGGGCGCCGTTGTTTTGTCCACCAAAGCATGTATGTATGCCGGCGCAGGATTGACAACAACCTTCATCCCAAACTGCGGCTACGTTGTCATGCAAACTTCTGCACCCGAAGCCATGTGTCTTGTGGACGAAGAAGAAAAGCATCTCACCAATCTGCCCGATGACATTGAAAAATTTTCTGCAATTGGAATCGGTCCGGGCATGGGCATACATGCACAAACACAGCACCTCCTCTCCTTTGTCATTCGCCGTTATCATAAACCTTTGGTTATTGATGCCGATGGATTGAACTGTTTATCGCTGAATAAAGATTGGATATCACAGCTTCCACCCTACTCCATTCTTACGCCGCACCCAAAAGAATTTGACCGTTTGTTCGGAGAGCACGCAAACGATTTTGAACGCATTCAAAAAGCCCGGCAAAAAGCAAAAGAACACAAGCTTGTTCTTGTTTTAAAAAGCCACCACAGTTTTATTGCCGCGCCGGAAGGGCCTTGTTGTTTTAATTCTACGGGCAATGCGGGCATGGCCAAAGGCGGCAGCGGCGATGTGTTAACGGGTGTTGTTACGTCCTTGCTGGCACAGGGTTATCCGCCAAAAGATGCAGCGATGCTTGGCGTTTACATTCACGGTTGGGCCGGTGATTTTGCAGCCCGCAAATTTTCGATGGAAGCCATGTTGCCTTCACACACAATTGAAGCGCTTGCCGATGTTTTTCTCGTCTTGCAATGA
- a CDS encoding M48 family metallopeptidase: MVQKILTLFFAAATVVACSTNKITGRSQLHLLPESELQSMGSQQYQQFLSENKVVSASADRDAEMVRRVGSRLANAVEKYFASKGLQKQLEGYKWEYNLVANNEANAWCMPGGKIVVYTGLLPYTRNEAALAIVLGHEITHAVFQHGNSRMSQGLLQQLGGVALSVALSQRPAETQNLFLQSYGVGSTLGVLAFSRSDESEADHYGLIWAALAGYNPQEAIPFWERMAQAGGSKPPALLSDHPADDKRIADIKKWMPEAMQYYKPVGSR, from the coding sequence ATGGTACAGAAAATTTTGACCCTATTTTTTGCCGCCGCAACAGTTGTCGCCTGCTCGACGAACAAAATCACCGGCCGTTCCCAATTGCATTTGTTACCAGAATCCGAACTCCAGTCGATGGGTTCCCAGCAGTACCAACAGTTTTTATCGGAAAATAAAGTTGTAAGCGCTTCAGCAGACCGGGATGCCGAGATGGTGCGCCGTGTTGGAAGCCGTTTGGCGAATGCTGTAGAGAAGTACTTTGCTTCGAAAGGACTTCAAAAGCAGCTTGAAGGATACAAATGGGAGTACAACCTTGTGGCCAACAACGAGGCCAACGCTTGGTGCATGCCCGGCGGTAAAATTGTCGTTTATACCGGCCTTCTGCCTTATACAAGAAACGAAGCCGCTCTGGCGATCGTTCTTGGTCACGAAATTACCCACGCCGTTTTCCAGCACGGAAACTCACGCATGAGTCAGGGATTGCTTCAGCAACTTGGTGGTGTTGCGCTTTCGGTCGCTCTTTCGCAAAGACCTGCTGAAACACAGAACCTTTTCTTACAATCCTATGGTGTTGGCTCAACATTGGGAGTGCTCGCCTTTTCGCGCAGCGATGAGTCTGAGGCTGACCATTATGGTTTAATATGGGCCGCATTAGCTGGATACAATCCCCAAGAGGCCATTCCTTTTTGGGAAAGAATGGCGCAAGCAGGAGGTTCTAAGCCTCCGGCACTTTTAAGCGATCACCCTGCGGATGATAAGAGAATTGCCGACATTAAAAAATGGATGCCGGAAGCAATGCAGTATTACAAGCCCGTCGGAAGCCGTTAA
- the plsY gene encoding glycerol-3-phosphate 1-O-acyltransferase PlsY — MNEVFLIILAYLIGSIPTAVWTSKYFFGIDIRDYGSGNAGATNTYRVLGAKWGTFVMVVDMLKALVAVKLVFFLPYAQQSDFYLINMQLGLGLSAVLGHIFPVWAEFRGGKGVATLFGMVLGIQPNVAICCVGVFALVLYLTRWVSLSSILASVALPVFILVIFNEPEPLYRIFAITVALLVLLTHQKNIGRILKGNENRLPILKHRDRRRNRK; from the coding sequence ATGAACGAAGTGTTCCTTATTATCCTCGCTTACTTAATTGGCAGTATACCCACTGCGGTTTGGACAAGCAAATACTTTTTTGGAATAGACATTCGTGATTACGGCAGCGGCAACGCCGGTGCGACCAATACGTACCGTGTTCTCGGGGCAAAGTGGGGAACTTTTGTCATGGTTGTGGACATGCTGAAGGCCTTGGTTGCAGTCAAGCTTGTTTTCTTTCTTCCCTATGCGCAACAGAGCGATTTTTATTTAATCAACATGCAATTGGGCTTGGGCCTCTCTGCTGTTTTGGGTCATATTTTTCCTGTCTGGGCGGAGTTTAGGGGCGGCAAAGGAGTGGCCACCTTGTTTGGAATGGTCTTGGGGATTCAGCCAAATGTCGCTATTTGCTGCGTGGGTGTTTTTGCCTTGGTTCTTTACTTAACCAGATGGGTTTCGCTCAGTTCCATTTTAGCAAGCGTGGCCTTACCTGTGTTTATTCTTGTCATTTTCAACGAGCCTGAGCCGCTTTACCGCATCTTCGCCATTACCGTGGCTCTTTTGGTTTTATTGACTCACCAAAAAAACATCGGCCGCATTTTGAAGGGTAATGAAAACCGCCTTCCCATCTTAAAGCACCGCGACCGTCGCCGCAACCGCAAATAG
- a CDS encoding serine hydrolase domain-containing protein: MKNNLIALICGIAIYACNSPKAEVPALKAQSSTVKFVPKSLPPQDSIKYHNAVQEVLDKNLLRGRFNGSILVAKDGAIVYEQYVGTKDPRIKTKDSITAETSFQIASTGKTITSAAVLKLWEEGKLDINDSVSKYFPGFPYAGVTVKTLLDHRSGLPNYLYYFETEKGKWDRKKQATNADVLNSLLTWNVPKAANADRRFQYCNTNFVLLALIVEKVSGMPFPEFLKKTFFEPLGMNHSFVISPNEQAGHIQSFQPNNALWSLDFSDGPYGDKNIFSTPRDLLIWDQALTEGKVLSPKTLEAAYTPYSNEKPGIHNYGLGWRMLLYPNSKKIIYHNGHWHGFNIAFARLPEEKATIIIFTNRFNPAVYSTAKKLYDVFGNYDGKQDEGEE, from the coding sequence TTGAAAAACAACCTCATCGCCCTGATTTGTGGAATTGCTATTTACGCCTGCAATTCACCCAAAGCCGAAGTACCGGCACTAAAAGCCCAAAGCTCCACTGTAAAGTTTGTACCCAAAAGCCTGCCGCCGCAAGACAGCATTAAGTACCACAATGCAGTACAGGAAGTGCTGGATAAAAATCTTCTTCGCGGACGGTTTAACGGTTCCATTCTTGTAGCCAAAGATGGTGCTATTGTGTACGAACAATACGTAGGCACGAAAGACCCGCGTATTAAAACAAAGGACAGCATTACAGCCGAAACCTCTTTTCAAATTGCATCAACCGGTAAGACCATAACTTCCGCTGCCGTTTTAAAATTATGGGAAGAAGGCAAGCTGGATATCAACGACAGCGTGTCGAAATATTTTCCGGGTTTTCCATACGCAGGTGTGACGGTAAAAACCTTGCTTGACCACCGCAGCGGCTTGCCGAATTATCTCTATTATTTCGAAACCGAAAAAGGAAAATGGGACCGGAAGAAGCAGGCTACCAACGCCGATGTGTTGAACTCGCTGCTGACATGGAATGTGCCCAAAGCTGCCAACGCCGACAGGCGTTTTCAATACTGCAACACCAATTTTGTTTTGCTGGCGCTGATTGTTGAAAAAGTAAGCGGGATGCCCTTTCCGGAGTTTCTGAAAAAAACATTTTTTGAGCCTTTGGGCATGAATCATTCGTTCGTGATTAGCCCGAACGAACAAGCCGGACACATTCAATCGTTTCAACCGAACAACGCTTTGTGGAGTCTTGATTTTTCTGACGGGCCATACGGCGATAAAAACATTTTTTCTACGCCGCGTGACTTGCTTATTTGGGACCAGGCTTTAACAGAAGGCAAAGTGCTTTCGCCAAAAACACTTGAAGCTGCTTACACACCTTACAGCAACGAGAAGCCGGGGATTCACAATTACGGTTTGGGCTGGCGTATGCTGCTTTATCCAAACAGCAAAAAAATCATCTACCACAATGGGCACTGGCACGGCTTCAATATTGCCTTTGCACGCCTGCCCGAAGAAAAAGCAACCATCATTATTTTCACCAACCGCTTCAATCCCGCGGTTTACAGCACGGCCAAAAAACTCTACGACGTGTTTGGCAATTACGACGGCAAACAGGACGAAGGCGAAGAATGA
- the prmA gene encoding 50S ribosomal protein L11 methyltransferase: MKHVKLEIIANEYQQEELIALLDDYNPSGFEQTDEKLVAYFSEEGFAKDDVLKILEGYSFVLGEVEEKNWNEEWERNFKPVVVGDFVAVRADFHQPVNGVQHEIVITPKMSFGTGHHATTHMMMQQMRVMDFTDKIVFDFGTGTGILSILAEKLGAAKIIAIDVDEWSMENANENIERNGCSKITASLSSQIPTQQFDVILANINRNVILDYLPFLVKALHLGAVILFSGLLIRDEQDIKATAEQNGLILRHRSEKQGWLSLLFVNGQ; the protein is encoded by the coding sequence ATGAAACACGTTAAACTTGAGATAATAGCCAACGAATATCAGCAGGAGGAATTGATTGCGCTGCTGGATGATTACAATCCTTCCGGCTTCGAGCAAACCGATGAAAAACTGGTGGCTTATTTTTCGGAAGAAGGTTTTGCAAAGGATGATGTCCTGAAAATTCTGGAAGGCTATTCGTTTGTACTTGGCGAAGTAGAAGAAAAAAACTGGAACGAAGAATGGGAACGCAACTTTAAGCCGGTGGTTGTCGGCGACTTTGTTGCGGTTCGTGCAGATTTTCATCAGCCCGTAAACGGCGTTCAACACGAAATCGTCATCACACCAAAAATGAGTTTTGGCACCGGCCATCACGCCACAACGCACATGATGATGCAACAGATGCGGGTTATGGACTTCACAGACAAAATCGTTTTTGATTTTGGCACCGGTACCGGCATCTTGTCTATTCTGGCCGAAAAACTTGGTGCGGCAAAAATTATAGCCATTGATGTGGACGAGTGGAGCATGGAAAACGCAAATGAGAATATTGAACGAAACGGCTGCTCAAAAATCACGGCCTCTTTGTCTTCGCAAATTCCCACTCAACAATTTGACGTAATTCTTGCCAACATCAACCGCAACGTTATTCTGGACTATTTGCCTTTTCTCGTAAAAGCATTGCATCTGGGAGCGGTGATTTTGTTCAGCGGGCTTTTAATTAGAGATGAGCAGGACATTAAAGCCACAGCAGAACAAAACGGATTAATACTCAGGCATCGTAGCGAAAAGCAGGGCTGGCTTTCGCTTTTATTTGTTAACGGCCAATGA
- a CDS encoding elongation factor G — translation MAAEFDTSHVKNIVLLGHAGSGKTTLAECMLFEAGLINRRGSVEEATSVGDYHPLEQERGNSIFSKLMHTKWRGYKINILDTPGYDDFVGEVLSALRVADTGVMVLNATMGVEVGTDIIWEYTDKFKTPMIFAVNKLDDDSADFDRTVQEAKDHFGSKVTVVQYPRQQGAGFHEIIDVLRMTMYKFHDTGGKPEKLAIPDEEKEKAEALHKELVEAIASNDEALMEKYFDKGELEEDEMKEGLKKAMIAHDIFPLFCLSALRNMGSGRLMGFIDNVCPSANEMPPQKTIKGEEVPCDAAGPPCLFVYKTISEPHVGDLSFFKVFSGTVKTGMELVNESNGVIEKINQLFLLEGAKRLPVQELVAGDIGATLKLRNTHVNNTLHAKGKMMELPPIEFPTANVTVCIESVNKGEEEKMAQALHQLREEDPTLIIEMSKELKQTLVHCQGDMHLAVAKWKIENGQKVPVKFGKPKIAYRETIRKPAEANYRHKKQSGGAGQFGEVFMRIEPYYEGMPDPSGLTVRGRETFDLEWGGKLVFYNCIVGGAIDARFLPSILKGVMEKMNEGPLTGSYVRDVRVCVYDGKMHAVDSNDISFKIAGIMAFKDAFQKADPQVLEPIYQVEVLCPEELTGAVMGDLQSRRGMVEGIDAEGHFQKVLAKVPLAEMHGFSSSLRSITQGRAKFKMRFESYQPMGYELQKKLTEEYNKSAEEAIA, via the coding sequence ATGGCAGCCGAATTTGATACCTCACACGTAAAAAATATTGTTTTGCTGGGCCATGCCGGCTCCGGCAAAACAACCTTAGCGGAATGCATGCTTTTTGAAGCAGGTCTCATTAACCGCCGCGGCTCTGTTGAAGAAGCCACTTCCGTTGGTGACTATCACCCGTTGGAACAAGAACGCGGCAACTCCATTTTTTCAAAATTGATGCACACCAAATGGCGAGGTTATAAGATCAACATTCTTGATACACCCGGCTACGATGACTTTGTAGGCGAAGTGTTGTCTGCGCTGCGTGTGGCCGATACCGGCGTGATGGTTCTGAATGCCACGATGGGCGTAGAAGTGGGCACCGACATTATTTGGGAATACACCGATAAGTTTAAAACACCGATGATTTTTGCTGTAAACAAACTGGATGACGACTCAGCCGACTTTGACCGAACCGTTCAGGAAGCCAAAGATCATTTTGGTAGTAAAGTAACCGTGGTGCAATACCCGCGGCAACAAGGCGCCGGCTTTCACGAAATCATCGATGTGCTTCGCATGACGATGTACAAGTTTCACGATACCGGTGGCAAGCCGGAAAAGCTGGCCATACCCGATGAGGAAAAAGAAAAAGCCGAAGCCCTTCACAAAGAATTGGTAGAAGCAATAGCCAGCAACGACGAAGCCCTGATGGAAAAATATTTTGACAAAGGCGAATTGGAAGAAGATGAAATGAAAGAAGGCTTGAAGAAAGCCATGATTGCCCACGACATTTTCCCGCTGTTTTGTTTAAGCGCCTTGCGCAACATGGGCAGCGGACGGTTGATGGGTTTCATTGACAACGTGTGTCCCAGCGCCAACGAAATGCCCCCACAAAAAACAATTAAAGGTGAAGAAGTGCCCTGCGATGCTGCCGGGCCTCCTTGTCTTTTTGTTTACAAAACCATTTCCGAACCACACGTCGGCGATCTTTCTTTCTTTAAAGTTTTTTCCGGCACTGTTAAAACCGGAATGGAACTGGTGAACGAATCGAACGGCGTGATCGAAAAAATCAACCAGCTTTTTTTGCTCGAAGGGGCCAAACGCCTCCCTGTGCAGGAACTTGTTGCCGGCGACATCGGCGCTACCCTAAAGCTTCGAAACACCCACGTCAACAACACCCTGCACGCAAAGGGAAAGATGATGGAGTTGCCGCCCATTGAATTTCCAACCGCAAACGTTACGGTTTGCATCGAGTCCGTAAACAAAGGAGAAGAGGAAAAAATGGCCCAAGCCTTGCACCAGCTTCGGGAAGAAGATCCAACGCTCATCATTGAAATGTCAAAAGAGCTAAAGCAAACGCTTGTTCATTGCCAGGGCGATATGCACCTTGCGGTTGCCAAATGGAAAATTGAAAACGGCCAAAAGGTGCCGGTAAAATTTGGCAAGCCAAAAATTGCCTACCGCGAAACCATTCGCAAACCGGCAGAGGCCAATTACCGGCACAAAAAACAATCTGGCGGTGCGGGACAATTTGGCGAAGTGTTCATGCGCATTGAACCGTATTATGAAGGAATGCCTGATCCCTCAGGGCTTACTGTTCGCGGCAGAGAAACTTTCGATTTGGAATGGGGTGGGAAATTGGTATTTTATAATTGCATTGTTGGTGGCGCCATTGATGCCCGCTTTCTGCCTTCTATTTTAAAAGGTGTGATGGAAAAAATGAACGAAGGACCGTTAACCGGTTCGTACGTTCGCGACGTTCGGGTTTGTGTTTACGACGGCAAGATGCACGCAGTGGATTCAAATGACATCTCTTTCAAAATTGCCGGCATTATGGCCTTTAAAGATGCGTTTCAGAAAGCTGACCCACAAGTACTCGAACCCATTTACCAGGTAGAAGTTCTTTGTCCAGAAGAATTAACCGGTGCGGTGATGGGCGACTTGCAAAGCCGTCGCGGCATGGTGGAGGGAATTGACGCGGAAGGACATTTTCAGAAAGTATTAGCGAAAGTTCCTTTGGCAGAAATGCATGGTTTCTCTTCTTCGCTCCGTTCCATTACGCAAGGACGAGCAAAATTTAAAATGCGTTTCGAAAGCTATCAGCCGATGGGATATGAATTGCAGAAGAAGTTGACAGAAGAGTATAACAAATCAGCCGAAGAGGCAATCGCCTGA
- the dnaG gene encoding DNA primase: MITQNTIQQILSRLDIVEVVGSFVKLKKRGANYLGNCPFHNERTPSFTVSPSKEIFKCFGCGKSGNTVSFLMEHEKLSYVEALRWLANRYNVEIEETETSPEQKQAQQTADSLFIINAFAQKFYAQKLLETEEGQTNGLSYLKERGFNKDIIQKFGLGYAPDGRDALTKEAIAAQYNSELLQKTGLVVERNGQLQDNYRDRIIFPIHNNSGKVIGFGARLIKKNDKAPKYINTPENELYVKSKLLYGTYFARQAIDKADECFLVEGYTDVLSLHQAGIENVVASGGTSLTQDQLRLIKKYTSNLTIIYDGDAAGVKAALRGLDMALEESLNVKLVLIPDGEDPDSYVRKVGEKRFREFVQENKKDFILFQLDVLLKDAGNDGAKKADVVNQVAETLSKIDKTEDFTKQQDYIRQCADTLKIDEAGFTALVNKFIRNRLASDKKLPFEEAQHFEENAKKAAVNEYDDNTYNLLFKDELQEREIARVLLEYGNREWENGELTAQYIFSELPEEDLFENESVLQILHEYKSHLESGEVIDKNFFVYHPDNKLSTFAVSLMQFKYEQSHHWKEELSQSTGYQKSLFQQDYKTFLHLVNRENAKELEHYLKIEEDRTPQEIISAITYLKLKKIKKLLIQNHADMEKASPSGQMTLFLTHQHLKQMEMELTSQLGSVIVK; encoded by the coding sequence GTGATAACACAAAACACCATACAGCAAATTCTTTCGCGGCTCGACATTGTTGAAGTCGTTGGTTCTTTTGTCAAGCTAAAAAAAAGAGGTGCGAACTACCTTGGCAATTGCCCTTTTCACAACGAGCGGACGCCGTCGTTTACCGTTTCGCCGTCCAAAGAAATTTTTAAGTGCTTTGGTTGCGGCAAAAGCGGCAACACGGTTTCTTTTTTAATGGAGCATGAAAAGCTTTCTTACGTTGAAGCTTTGCGTTGGCTGGCGAATCGCTACAACGTGGAGATTGAAGAAACCGAAACTTCGCCCGAGCAAAAGCAGGCGCAACAAACGGCTGACAGTCTTTTCATCATAAACGCCTTTGCGCAAAAATTTTATGCGCAGAAACTGTTAGAAACGGAAGAAGGGCAAACAAATGGCTTAAGCTATCTGAAAGAACGTGGGTTCAACAAAGACATCATCCAAAAATTCGGTTTGGGTTACGCACCCGATGGCCGCGACGCTTTGACGAAAGAAGCCATTGCGGCACAATACAACAGCGAACTTTTGCAAAAAACCGGATTGGTGGTTGAACGCAATGGACAGTTGCAGGACAATTATCGCGACCGCATTATTTTCCCCATTCACAACAACAGCGGCAAGGTGATTGGCTTTGGCGCAAGGCTGATCAAGAAGAACGACAAGGCGCCAAAGTACATCAACACGCCGGAGAACGAGTTGTATGTAAAAAGCAAACTTCTTTACGGAACTTATTTTGCCCGGCAAGCCATTGACAAAGCCGACGAATGTTTTTTGGTAGAAGGCTACACCGATGTTTTGTCGCTGCATCAAGCCGGGATTGAAAACGTAGTGGCAAGCGGCGGCACATCACTCACGCAAGACCAGCTTCGCCTCATAAAAAAATACACGTCTAACCTTACCATTATTTACGATGGCGACGCGGCGGGAGTAAAAGCCGCGCTGCGCGGTTTGGACATGGCCCTGGAAGAAAGCCTGAATGTGAAACTGGTGCTGATTCCCGATGGCGAAGACCCGGATAGTTATGTGCGAAAAGTGGGAGAGAAGCGCTTTCGCGAGTTTGTGCAGGAGAACAAAAAAGATTTCATTCTTTTTCAACTTGACGTTCTATTAAAAGATGCAGGCAACGACGGGGCGAAAAAAGCCGACGTAGTAAACCAGGTTGCCGAAACGCTTTCCAAGATTGACAAGACCGAAGATTTTACCAAGCAACAGGATTACATAAGGCAATGCGCCGATACGCTAAAGATTGACGAAGCAGGTTTTACGGCACTCGTTAACAAGTTCATTCGCAACCGCCTTGCTTCTGATAAAAAATTGCCTTTTGAAGAAGCGCAGCACTTTGAAGAAAACGCGAAGAAAGCCGCGGTGAACGAGTACGACGACAATACTTATAACCTGCTTTTTAAAGACGAATTGCAGGAACGTGAAATTGCCCGTGTGTTGTTGGAATACGGCAACCGCGAGTGGGAGAACGGCGAGCTAACTGCACAGTATATTTTTTCGGAACTGCCCGAAGAAGATCTTTTTGAAAATGAAAGCGTGCTGCAAATTTTGCACGAATACAAAAGCCATTTAGAAAGTGGCGAAGTGATTGACAAGAACTTTTTTGTTTATCATCCGGATAACAAGCTGAGCACTTTTGCGGTTTCGCTCATGCAATTCAAATACGAACAAAGCCATCATTGGAAGGAAGAGTTGAGTCAATCAACCGGCTATCAAAAGTCTTTGTTCCAACAGGATTATAAAACGTTTTTGCATCTTGTAAACCGCGAGAACGCAAAAGAATTGGAACATTATTTAAAAATAGAAGAAGACCGTACACCACAGGAAATCATATCGGCCATCACGTATCTGAAACTGAAAAAAATAAAAAAGCTTCTCATCCAAAATCATGCGGACATGGAGAAGGCTTCACCTTCCGGCCAGATGACGCTTTTTTTAACGCACCAGCATCTAAAGCAAATGGAAATGGAACTGACAAGCCAATTGGGCAGCGTGATAGTAAAATAG
- the serA gene encoding phosphoglycerate dehydrogenase — translation METTSYPKEKIKILLLENISDKAVKNFTRNGYTQVEKLTKALPEDELIEAVKNAHLIGIRSKTKITPRVLEAAKKLQAIGCFCIGVNQVNLDRATQCGVAVFNAPYSNTRSVAELVIGAAIMLIRRIPDKNIAAHKGIWMKEAKGSYELRGKTLGIIGYGNIGSQVSVLAEGLGMKVIFYDVETKLPLGNATDSKSLKELLSTADVVTLHVPETAQTKNLINKNNLKYFKKGSILINYARGEVIELPALRKAMEDGQISGAAIDVFPVEPEKNGDRFETPLQGLPNVILTPHIGGSTEEAQENIGEDVSNKLLNYLDKGITFGSHTVPALSLPPQAGAHRILHIHQNVPGVLSAINNALSTNHINIVGQYLKTNESIGYVVVDVDKQLSRKAEGLLREVPNTIKVRLLY, via the coding sequence ATGGAGACCACAAGCTATCCAAAGGAGAAGATCAAAATTTTGTTACTGGAAAACATCAGCGACAAGGCCGTGAAAAATTTTACCCGCAACGGGTATACACAAGTCGAAAAGCTTACGAAAGCTTTGCCGGAAGACGAACTTATTGAGGCCGTGAAAAACGCTCACCTTATTGGCATTCGCTCTAAGACGAAAATCACTCCAAGGGTTTTGGAAGCCGCAAAAAAATTACAGGCCATCGGTTGTTTTTGCATCGGCGTTAACCAGGTCAATCTTGACCGTGCAACGCAATGCGGCGTGGCGGTTTTTAACGCTCCTTATTCCAACACACGTTCCGTTGCAGAACTTGTAATTGGTGCGGCCATCATGCTCATCCGCCGCATTCCCGATAAAAACATCGCGGCGCACAAAGGCATCTGGATGAAAGAAGCCAAAGGCAGCTACGAGCTTCGCGGCAAAACGCTTGGCATTATCGGTTACGGAAACATCGGTTCGCAGGTAAGCGTTCTGGCCGAAGGCCTTGGCATGAAAGTTATTTTTTACGATGTAGAAACAAAACTGCCGTTGGGCAATGCCACCGACAGCAAATCGTTGAAAGAACTTCTTTCCACAGCCGATGTGGTTACGCTTCACGTTCCCGAAACCGCGCAAACAAAAAATTTAATCAACAAGAACAACCTCAAATACTTTAAAAAAGGTTCTATTCTCATTAACTACGCAAGGGGAGAAGTGATAGAACTTCCTGCACTGCGAAAAGCAATGGAAGACGGGCAAATAAGCGGTGCGGCGATTGATGTTTTTCCGGTGGAACCTGAAAAAAACGGTGACCGTTTTGAAACCCCTTTGCAGGGCTTGCCCAACGTAATTCTGACGCCGCACATCGGCGGCTCAACCGAAGAAGCGCAGGAAAACATTGGCGAAGACGTAAGCAACAAACTTTTGAACTACCTTGATAAAGGCATCACCTTTGGTTCGCACACGGTGCCGGCATTATCGTTGCCGCCGCAAGCCGGAGCACACCGCATTTTGCACATCCATCAAAACGTGCCCGGTGTTTTATCGGCCATCAACAATGCTTTGTCAACAAATCACATCAACATTGTGGGCCAGTACCTCAAAACAAACGAAAGCATTGGTTACGTGGTAGTGGACGTAGACAAGCAACTTTCCCGCAAAGCCGAGGGCCTTCTGCGCGAAGTGCCCAATACCATAAAGGTGCGATTATTGTACTGA
- a CDS encoding four helix bundle protein, whose protein sequence is MAEGYGRYFYKESKQFYFYARGSVQETKAWLSKCKRRQIVDVEYCAALLNEAEKIMAMLNAYIKFVANSQRKPLPKKG, encoded by the coding sequence ATTGCCGAAGGTTACGGACGATATTTTTACAAAGAGAGCAAGCAATTTTATTTTTATGCACGTGGCTCTGTCCAAGAAACAAAAGCCTGGCTTTCTAAATGCAAGCGCCGTCAGATTGTGGATGTGGAGTATTGTGCCGCACTTTTGAACGAAGCCGAAAAAATTATGGCCATGCTCAACGCCTACATAAAATTTGTCGCAAATTCGCAAAGGAAGCCGCTACCGAAAAAGGGTTAA